The following DNA comes from Streptomyces sp. NBC_00690.
GGATGGTGGTGACGGCGAGTGGATGGGTGATGTACGGATCGCCACTCTTGCGCTTCTGTCCCCGGTGCCACCGCTCGGCGACCTGGTAGGACTTCTCGATCTGCCGGAGCGTGGCCGTCTCGATCTTGGGGTCATTGCTGCGCACGATCCGCAGCAGTGGCTCCAGGACGGGGTTGTACGGCGAAGACCGCTGCACGCCGAGCCGCGCGAGGCGAGCCCGTACGCGGTTGGAGGAGCCGGCGGCGGAGCGCTGGGTGCTCCCGGGTGCCGGCCGGGAGCCCGGAGCGGGTGCGGGACGGGACTTGGCCGCCGGCGAGGGCGTGGCCGGTTTCAGCGCCGAGGACGCCGTGGAGCCGGTCGCACCGCTGGGGCGCTCGGGAGCTGCCGACCCTGGCTTTTCAGCCGGATTCTTCTCGGGCACGACAGGGGCTGCCGCGGCCTTGTCGGCCTTCTGGACGGGCTGCGCGGCGGTGGCGGGACGGGCCTCGTCTGGCAAGAGCGCTCCTCGTGCGGTTCCGGGTCCCCCAGTCAGGTCCGGAGAGGCCATGGTATCGACCTCGGCGTACTACTGCCCCAGAGGCTGAAACAGGCCCCTGGGGTCCCGGCATTCCCGGGGCTCTCAGGAGCCTGTCTACAACTGGTCGGACCCTCCGGTCACAGAGTGAGCAGCGACTCCAGCGGAGCGCCGCGCAGCGCGGGCTCCAGTCGACTCCGGCCGGAGAGAAAACCGAGCTCCATGAGAACGGCTATGCCCGCGACCTCGGCGCCACCACGACGGATCAGCTGCATCGCCGCCTCGGCGGTACCGCCTGTCGCGAGGACGTCGTCGATGACCATCACACGGTCACCGTCGTTGAGGTCCTCGGCGTGGATCTCGATCTCCGCGGTGCCGTACTCCAGGTCGTACGTCTGCGCCAAGGTGGCTCCGGGCAGCTTGCCCGCCTTGCGGACCGGGATGAAACCCAGTCCGGCACGGACCGCGACCGGCGCTCCCAGGATGAAGCCGCGCGCTTCGAGCCCGACGACCTTGGTCGCCCCGTGCCGCACGCAGATCTCGGTGAGCGCATCGGTGAGGACCGAGAACGCCTTCGGGTCCGCGAGCAGCGGGGTGATGTCCTTGAAGACCACTCCCGGCTGGGGATAGTCGTGGACGTCGCGGATACGGCTGAGGAGCAGCTCCTGGGAAGCGGTGGTCATCGCCGCCTGCCCGATGAGCGGCCCCGACCCCGCCCACGCTGCCCCACTACGGGACTGCTGGGGCTGCTGGGGCCACCCGCGACCACCGGAGCGGCGTCGAGCGGGCCGTCGTGATTGTGGGGGGTTTGGGGGTCGTCCCCGTGGGAGGGGTCATCGTCCTCGTCGACCGACTCGCCCTTGGAGAGGGCCGCAGCGCGCTTGGCCAGGACCCGCTTGCGCAGGGCCTTCATCTGCGGTTCGCGTTCCTTGAGGTCGGCGACCAGCGGAGTGGCGATGAAGATCGAGGAGTACGCACCGGCCGCGAGGCCGACGAACAGCGACAGCGAGATGTCGTTGAGCATGCCCGCGCCGAGGAACCCGCCACCGATGAACAGCAGGCCGGCGACCGGCAGCAGCGCGACGATCGTGGTGTTGATGGAACGCACCAGCGTGCCGTTCAGACTGCGGTTGGCGATCTCGCTGTAGGTGTTGCGCGACTGTTTGGTGACCCCGACCGCACCCTCCTTGAGACCGTCGAAGACGACGACGGTGTCGTAGAGGGAGTAGCCAAGGATGGTCAAGAGACCGATCACCGTACCCGGCGTGACCTCGAAGCCGACCAGGGCATAGACGCCGACCGTGATCGTGAGGTCATGGATCAGCGCGATGAGGGCCGCGATCGCCATGCGCCATTCGAAGGCGATCGCCAGATAGATCACCACCAAGATCATGAAGACCCCGAGACCGGTCCATGCCTTGTTGGCGATCTGCTCGCCCCAGCTGGGTCCGACGAGTTCGGCGTCGATCTTGTCCACGGGGATGTTGAGATCCGTGGAGAGCTGCTTTTGGACCTTGGTGGCCTGAGCGGTGTCCAGCTCGCTGACCTGGATGCGCAGGCTGCCGTTGCCCAGCTCCTGGACGATGGCGTGGTGGCCGGACGACTCCTGCGCGGACTCCTGCGCCACCGAGACCGAGGCGTTCGACTTCGCGGGCGTGCTGAAGACGGCGCCGCCCTTGAACTCGATGCCCATGTTCAGACCCCGCACCGCCAGGCCGACGATGGCCGTGATGGTGATCAGGATCGAGACTGCGTACCAGAACTTCCGCTTGGCGACGAAGTCATAGCCGATCTCGCCGCGATAGAGCCTGACGCCAATGGAGCCGAGACGTGACATCTCACGCCTCCTTCGGTTCGGTGGGGGCGGAGGTGCGGCGCGAGCGGCGCAGCGGGGGCTTGGCGCCGAGACGCTTCGGGTCGAGGCCGGACCAGGGGTGACCGCCGCCGAAGAACTTGGTTTGCGCCATCAGCGTCATCAGGGGCTTGGTGAAGAAGAACACCACGACCACGTCCAGCAGGGTGGTCAGACCCAGCGTGAAGGCGAAGCCCTGGACCTTGCCGACGGTGACCACGAAGAGGACCGCGGCGGCGAGGAACGAGACGAAGTCGGAGACCAGGATGGTGCGTCGGGCACGCGGCCAGGCACGCTC
Coding sequences within:
- a CDS encoding adenine phosphoribosyltransferase, with the translated sequence MTTASQELLLSRIRDVHDYPQPGVVFKDITPLLADPKAFSVLTDALTEICVRHGATKVVGLEARGFILGAPVAVRAGLGFIPVRKAGKLPGATLAQTYDLEYGTAEIEIHAEDLNDGDRVMVIDDVLATGGTAEAAMQLIRRGGAEVAGIAVLMELGFLSGRSRLEPALRGAPLESLLTL
- the secF gene encoding protein translocase subunit SecF; its protein translation is MSRLGSIGVRLYRGEIGYDFVAKRKFWYAVSILITITAIVGLAVRGLNMGIEFKGGAVFSTPAKSNASVSVAQESAQESSGHHAIVQELGNGSLRIQVSELDTAQATKVQKQLSTDLNIPVDKIDAELVGPSWGEQIANKAWTGLGVFMILVVIYLAIAFEWRMAIAALIALIHDLTITVGVYALVGFEVTPGTVIGLLTILGYSLYDTVVVFDGLKEGAVGVTKQSRNTYSEIANRSLNGTLVRSINTTIVALLPVAGLLFIGGGFLGAGMLNDISLSLFVGLAAGAYSSIFIATPLVADLKEREPQMKALRKRVLAKRAAALSKGESVDEDDDPSHGDDPQTPHNHDGPLDAAPVVAGGPSSPSSPVVGQRGRGRGRSSGRRR